The Cetobacterium sp. 8H DNA window GGAGTTTCTATGGGTAAAATAGGTAGTGATATAGCTATAGAAAGCTCTGACGTTGTTCTTATGAATGATGATCCTTATAAAATAATTGAGATTTTAAATCTAGCGAACTTAAATAATAAAGTTGTTTTAGAAAATGTAACTTTTGCACTAGGAGTAAAAATTGTAGTTATGATTTTAGGAGTATTAGGAGTTGCAAACTTATGGCTTGCTATATTTGCAGATGTAGGAGTTTCAGTGCTTGCAGTTTTAAACGCATCAAAAATATTAAAAGAAAAGAAAGAGAGCTAGGCTCTCTTTTTTATGTTATAATAAAATAAAAAGATAAAGGAGATTGGTATGTTTTATTTTATGTATGGGGATACTCCATTACTTTTAAAATATGAAGAGTTAGTAAAAAAAATAAAAAAAGATAATCCAGGAATTCCTGCGAAGATATATGATGCCTCTCAAGGAGAGGAAGAAAATTTTTTAGAATCTATTTCGATAAATTCAATGTTTTCTCCTAAAGAGTTAATTGTTTTAAAAAGAGCTGAAAAACTAAAAAAATTAGAGAAATTTTTAAAAATAATAGAAGACTATGATTTGACACAAAAAGAGGTTGTTGTCGTATATGAAGAGGAACTAAATGATTTTGGAAAAGCAAACAATGAAGTAGAAAAGAAAGTACTTGCAGTAGCAGAAAAAATTGGAAAATTAATTGTGGGAAGAAAAGCTAGCGAAAAAAAAGGGTTACACTTTTTTATAGAAAAAGAATTGGGGATTTCAGAATATGAATCCGAAAGATTGACTGAAATATTAGGGGATGATTTTTTTAAGGTAAAAAATGAAGTAGAAAAAATAAAAAATTTTTTAGATGGAAGAAATTTTGTTTTAGAAACAGTTTTACCAATATTGACAATAAGTGAAGAGTACAATATAAAAAGATTGATGGAAGAGTTTTTAGTTACAGACAATCAAATTAAACTATTAGATTATTTGAAAAAAACAAAAGAACATATGCTATTTTTGTATTTATTGAGTGAAGAGCTTTTAATGGCTTTAAAGCTAAATAATTTAAAAGCTATAGGAGAGCTAACGGAGAATATTTCATATAATAACTTTAAAGGAAATGTATATGAAAATATAAAAAAATATTTTAAAAATAGTAGGGGTTATATGAGAGAATATCCAATATTTTTAAAATTAAAGTATATTGGACTTTATAAAGAAGAGTTTTTATTAGAAAAAATAGAAGAGCTTTTAAATCTAGAATATGCAATAAAAATTGGAAATTTGGAAGAAGAAATAGCTGTTGAGAAGTTAATAATAGGCTTCAAAAAATAGAATAATAGTAAAAAAGAGGGCGATTATAATTGCCCTCTTTTTATATTATAAAATTCAGAAGAGATGTCTGTTATAAACGGAGATACCTTATTAAAGAATCCAAAATCATTATAAAAAGTTAAGGGATAAGATAGAAATAGTTGCTTTTTAGTTCTAGTACAAGCTACATAAAAAAGTCTTTTTTCTTCTTCAAAGTCAATTCCTTGACCAATACATGAGGGTAAAATTCCATCAAGCAAAAGAGGAATAAAAACATAATCCCACTCAAGGCCTTTAGAACTATGAATTGTTAATAGTTCAATTTGAGCGTTTTCATCAAAAATAATATCATCAAAAATGCTTTCTAAAAATGGATTAGGAATAATTGAAAAACTTAGATTTGCTTTTTTAAAATCCTTGATAAAAGATTCCATATGTATATAGTTTCTAAAAAGCAATGCAATTTTACAGCTAGAATTTTCAAAAATAAGATTTTTAATTTGTTCTATAATATTTTTAATTTCGTCGAAATGAGTTTTAAAAATATTTAAAGAGGGTTTTTCTAAGTTCAAATTTGTAGAGATTAATTCTTTCTTGAATGATGAGAGAAATGAGTTGGAAACTTCATTACTAAAATTAACAATGGAAGGAGTACTTCTATAATTTTTATTTAAAATAATAGTTTTGACTTTAGGAAAATCAAAAGGGAAGTTTAAAATATTATCTGGGGAAGTCCCTTTGAAACCGTAAATACTTTGAAAATCATCTCCGACAACCATTAAATTAGTATTCGAAATTTTTTTTAAGATAGATATCTGGAAAGAATCAGTATCTTGGTATTCATCAACCATAACATAGTCAAATTTTACAGAAAAAATCTTATTGTCTAAAAAAGTTATAAAAGATTTGATTAGGTCATTAAAAGTAAAAATATTCAAAGAAAGTTTAACCAAAGACAAATCATGAAGGAAATTTAAAATTAAATTTTTTTCATTTGTTTTAAATTGTAGTATTTCTTTTTTTAATACGGCATCATCCTCAGATATTATAGAAAGAAGTTTTTTTATCTGTTCTTGAGATATAATTTTAGAAATTTTTTCAAAAAATATACTTGTTTTAGAAAGATTGAAATAGTTCTCAGGAGTTATGACTTTGAAAGATTTATTTTGGCTATATTTTTTTAAGCACTTATATGCTAATGAATGAAATGTTTCTATTTGTACTTGAGAGTTAACAAAGAGAGAATCAATTCTAGAACGAATTTCTTTTGAAGCTTTTCTTGTAAAAGTTAATATTAAAATTTTTTTAGGAGATATACCGAGTTTAAGAAGCAAAAATGTCCTATAGATAATAATTCTTGTTTTTCCAGAACCAGCACCAGCAATAACTAAAAAATTGCCATTTATATTTGTTGTGGCTATTAATTGCTCAAAATTTAAATTTTTATTTAATGTGTTAGAAACGATATTATCAATATTTAATGTTTTTAAATTAATATTTTTTAATTGAATATATCTTAAAATCATAGCATAACTCCTTGAAAAAATTAGTTTTTTAGAGTATACCCTTTTAAATATAAAAAGTCCAATTTTTTTTAATTTCGAACATGTATTCAAAATGAAAAAAAACAGCTCAAAAATTAACGGTTAATAATTTGATAAATTAGCAAAAAAAAATTTCAAAAAATACTTCAATACAAGTATACTAGCATTATTAAAAGATAAAACTTGATAGGAGCGATGAT harbors:
- a CDS encoding ATP-dependent helicase, with amino-acid sequence MILRYIQLKNINLKTLNIDNIVSNTLNKNLNFEQLIATTNINGNFLVIAGAGSGKTRIIIYRTFLLLKLGISPKKILILTFTRKASKEIRSRIDSLFVNSQVQIETFHSLAYKCLKKYSQNKSFKVITPENYFNLSKTSIFFEKISKIISQEQIKKLLSIISEDDAVLKKEILQFKTNEKNLILNFLHDLSLVKLSLNIFTFNDLIKSFITFLDNKIFSVKFDYVMVDEYQDTDSFQISILKKISNTNLMVVGDDFQSIYGFKGTSPDNILNFPFDFPKVKTIILNKNYRSTPSIVNFSNEVSNSFLSSFKKELISTNLNLEKPSLNIFKTHFDEIKNIIEQIKNLIFENSSCKIALLFRNYIHMESFIKDFKKANLSFSIIPNPFLESIFDDIIFDENAQIELLTIHSSKGLEWDYVFIPLLLDGILPSCIGQGIDFEEEKRLFYVACTRTKKQLFLSYPLTFYNDFGFFNKVSPFITDISSEFYNIKRGQL